In the Paenibacillus sp. FSL R7-0337 genome, GTTTTGATGCTCCGGTCGGCAAGCTTAAGCTTAAGGTTTCTCACTCAGAATGTCCTCCACGAGCTGCAACAGCTCCATCGGGCTGAAAGGCTTGGGCATAAAATATCGGGCTCCCGCCTCTCTGGCCCGGTTACGGTCCATCTCCTGTGCCTTGGCGGTCAGCATCATAATCGGCGTCCGGCTCTTCAGCTCCCCGTCCAGCTCGCACAGCACTTCAATGCCGGTCATTACAGGCATCATGTAATCCAGAATGACCAGATCATAAGGTTCTGCCGCCAGCCTGGCGAGCGCCTCGCCCCCATTCTCGGCGGTATGAACCTCCACATTCTCCAGATCCTCCAGCGTATCCTCAATCAGCATGCGCAGAACCTCTTCATCATCTACAATCAGTACCTTTTGTACCATAGCCCACTCTCACCTTTCAGTCATCCCTGCTTGGGATGCATTGCATTTAGACATTTAGAACAGAAACCGGTGGGACAGGCGCTC is a window encoding:
- a CDS encoding response regulator, whose protein sequence is MVQKVLIVDDEEVLRMLIEDTLEDLENVEVHTAENGGEALARLAAEPYDLVILDYMMPVMTGIEVLCELDGELKSRTPIMMLTAKAQEMDRNRAREAGARYFMPKPFSPMELLQLVEDILSEKP